A region from the Triticum aestivum cultivar Chinese Spring chromosome 3D, IWGSC CS RefSeq v2.1, whole genome shotgun sequence genome encodes:
- the LOC123079106 gene encoding protein STICHEL-like 3, with amino-acid sequence MPAPDRAAGAAGGGHPRGHAHLTNCVHLRHHGGGGGGGPASSSRRRRSPASAALMRDLLALQRSRARTLRDPSTRRSVESSSKVAADPDPYTTDDRDGGVDLPARSRRGAKANGSLKTLLDQLADNPHPKPARRPRRRFKRGAGAGVTRRAGGASKAPDRAAAALSLNSSSQEAVCGNKYLFRDGDELRQHVPQDSRNVCGIPWNWSRLHHRGKSILDLAGRSLSCGLSDPKSAPGREPEATASASASRAHLSGSHSLFPVKSERLASSTSSDSDALPLLVEAATSGARNGIGGMTGSYSGELGLFSNRSSGMDSDLLSQARSGTRGSLRSRSRHRSLTQKFAPRTFKDVVGQSLVVQALSNAVLRRKVGLVYVFYGPHGTGKTSCARVFAKALNCHSAEHPRPCDSCISCIAHNVGKSRNVMEIGPVGNIDMDGIADVLDNVMLSPAPSHYRVFIFDDCDTLPADTWSIISKVIDRAPRRVVFILVGPNLDLPHIILSRCQKFFFPKLKECDIVNTLQWISTSETLDADRDALRLIASRSDGSLRDAEMTLDQLSLLGQRISLSLVQELVGLVSDDKLVDLLDLALSADTVNTVKTLRDITETGVEPLALMSQLATIITDILAGSYIFARDRPRRKFFKRPTLSKNDMEKLRQALKTLSEAEKQLRVSNDKATWLAAALLQLAPDKQYMVPSSSTSTSFNHGVLDGSLPGKDVARHSAIENNGNMASTSYGERRTIKHTSNHHGSSTVTKVNEQSKHSKTENEMIWQAVVESIQSDTLRKMMAKEGKLRSVSLGTGPTVQVIFSSRVNKSNAENFRGQIMQAFESVLHSAIILEIRYESKHDAGAGHDENDTDMISRRSFSKHSSPVSSGGETLVRRLKKDRVVKGASSTKTKWMQSDPHILTEGEIIEVGPSHMHRYPETDNGVRNINERRNDNAWEEALSSPNQEGVMKQGGKNGNKQRRQNSIVKRKLSLAHVLSKAEVCSQRGGWSRRKAMSIAEKLEQENLRLEPRSRNILCWRTSKTRRKLSSFRVRTGSGRSRAISRLILCGRCISTKSPR; translated from the exons ATGCCGGCGCCGGACCGCGCCGCCGGCGCCGCGGGCGGCGGGCACCCGCGCGGCCACGCGCACCTCACCAACTGCGTACACCTGCGCCACcacgggggaggcggcggcggcgggcccgcGTCCTCCTCGCGCCGGAGGCGGAGCCCCGCGTCGGCGGCGCTGATGCGCGACCTCCTCGCGCTGCAGCGCTCGCGGGCGCGGACGCTCCGGGACCCGTCCACCCGCCGCTCCGTCGAGTCCTCCTCCAAGGTGGCGGCAGACCCCGACCCCTACACCACCGACGACCGCGACGGCGGCGTCGATCTCCCCGCCAGGTCCCGACGCGGCGCCAAGGCCAACGGGTCGCTCAAGACGCTCCTCGACCAGCTCGCCGACAACCCCCACCCCAAGCCGGCCAGGCGCCCCCGCCGCCGCTTCAAACGCGGGGCCGGAGCCGGGGTCACCCGCCGCGCCGGCGGCGCCAGCAAGGCCCCagatcgcgccgccgccgcgctctcCCTCAACTCCAGCTCCCAGGAGGCCGTCTGCGGCAACAAGTACCTCTTCCGCGACGGCGACGAGCTGCGGCAGCATGTGCCGCAGGACTCGCGCAACGTCTGCGGCATCCCGTGGAACTGGTCGCGCCTCCACCACCGCGGCAAGTCTATCCTCGACCTGGCCGGCCGCAGTCTATCGTGCGGGCTCTCCGACCCCAAGTCGGCGCCGGGGCGCGAGCCCGAAGCAacggcctccgcctccgcctcgcgCGCGCACCTCAGCGGTTCACACTCTCTTTTCCCGGTCAAGTCCGAGAGGCTGGCTTCCTCCACCAGCTCCGACTCTGACGCTTTGCCTCTGCTCGTCGAGGCGGCCACCTCCGGTGCACGCAATGGCATTGGCGGCATGACTGGGAGCTACTCCGGGGAGCTCGGGCTATTCTCTAACCGGAGCAGCGGGATGGATTCTGACCTCTTGTCCCAGGCGCGGTCTGGGACACGGGGCTCTCTGCGAAGCCGCAGCCGGCACCGGAGTCTCACACAGAAGTTCGCACCGAGGACGTTCAAGGACGTCGTCGGGCAGAGCTTGGTGGTGCAGGCGCTATCCAACGCCGTCCTAAGGAGGAAGGTCGGGTTGGTGTATGTCTTCTATGGGCCACACGGCACAGGGAAGACATCATGCGCGCGCGTCTTCGCCAAGGCGCTCAACTGCCACTCTGCCGAGCACCCACGGCCCTGTGACTCGTGCATTTCGTGCATCGCGCACAATGTTGGCAAAAGCAGGAACGTGATGGAGATTGGGCCCGTAGGCAACATCGACATGGATGGAATTGCGGATGTTCTTGACAATGTCATGCTTTCACCGGCACCATCACACTATAGGGTGTTCATATTTGATGACTGTGACACATTGCCAGCAGACACTTGGAGCATCATCTCCAAAGTCATTGACCGGGCACCCCGTCGTGTGGTGTTTATCCTTGTTGGTCCCAACCTCGACCTTCCTCATATCATCCTGTCGAGATGTCAGAAGTTTTTTTTCCCCAAGTTGAAGGAGTGTGACATCGTCAACACATTGCAGTGGATTTCCACCAGTGAAACTCTAGATGCAGATAGGGATGCATTGAGGTTAATTGCATCCCGTTCAGATGGATCATTGAGAGATGCTGAGATGACTCTTGATCAGCTGAGTTTGTTGGGGCAAAGGATTTCTCTGTCTCTTGTCCAAGAACTC GTTGGTTTGGTATCTGATGATAAGCTGGTTGATTTGCTTGATTTGGCACTATCTGCTGACACTGTGAACACGGTGAAGACATTACGAGACATTACAGAAACTGGAGTTGAGCCTTTGGCACTGATGTCTCAACTTGCCACGATAATTACTGACATCCTGGCTGGTTCCTACATATTTGCAAGAGATAGACCACGAAGAAAGTTCTTCAAACGTCCAACCT TGTCAAAAAATGATATGGAGAAACTACGCCAGGCTTTGAAAACACTATCGGAAGCTGAAAAGCAGTTGAGAGTCTCCAATGACAAGGCAACATGGCTTGCGGCTGCTCTGCTTCAGCTTGCTCCTGATAAGCAGTATATGGTGCCAAGTTCATCAACAAGTACGAGTTTCAACCATGGTGTATTGGACGGTTCCCTTCCTGGTAAGGATGTAGCAAGGCACTCCGCTATTGAGAATAATGGTAACATGGCAAGCACTTCTTACGGGGAAAGGAGAACCATTAAACATACATCAAATCACCATGGTTCGTCCACTGTTACCAAAGTGAACGAGCAATCCAAACATAGCAAAACTGAAAATGAAATGATCTGGCAAGCAGTGGTTGAGAGTATTCAGTCAGATACACTACGAAAAATGATGGCCAAAGAAGGAAAGCTAAGATCTGTCAGCCTAGGCACTG GGCCGACAGTGCAAGTGATATTTAGCTCACGTGTAAATAAGTCCAACGCTGAAAACTTTAGGGGACAAATTATGCAGGCGTTTGAGTCTGTTCTTCATTCTGCTATAATACTTGAAATCCGATATGAATCAAAACATGATGCGGGAGCAGGTCATGATGAGAATGACACTGACATGATATCAAGGAGATCCTTCAGTAAACATAGTAGCCCGGTTTCTTCTGGAGGTGAAACCCTCGTCAGGAGGCTTAAAAAAGACAGGGTTGTCAAGGGAGCTAGTTCTACTAAGACCAAGTGGATGCAATCTGATCCCCACATATTAACAGAAGGCGAGATCATTGAAGTTGGACCTTCTCACATGCACAGGTATCCTGAAACAGATAATGGTGTTCGTAATATAAATGAAAGAAGAAATGATAATGCATGGGAAGAGGCTTTGTCATCACCAAACCAAGAGGGCGTGATGAAACAAGGAGGAAAAAATGGGAATAAACAGCGTCGACAGAACAGCATAGTAAAACGAAAGCTCTCACTTGCTCATGTTCTCAGTAAGGCGGAGGTTTGTTCCCAACGAGGAGGCTGGTCTAGACGAAAAGCTATGTCAATTGCAGAAAAACTGGAACAAGAGAATTT GAGATTAGAGCCTAGATCGAGaaatatactttgttggagaacgTCAAAGACTCGCCGGAAG CTCTCGTCGTTTAGGGTCAGGACTGGAAGTGGAAGGTCACGAGCTATATCGCGGCTTATCCTGTGTGGAAGATGCATTTCCACAAAATCCCCAAGATAA